CGGCTGTTTGAGCAAGGCAATCATTTCTGGTTTGAAGAAGGATGCTATTGCCAAGTGCTACCGCTTTATCTGGAGGCCCTCAAGTACGACTCCACTGACCCGGTGATGCTCTATCAACTTGCTGTCGTCCTGCGGGCGTTTGAACGGTTCGATGAGGCAGCTCTTGCACTTGATGTGGCATCCCTTCACCAAATCCTTCTAAACAAAATAGGCAGAAAACAGTTTGATAGAAGAAAAAAATGGTTGCTGAAACATCTTTATAACATACCGCCTTTGCCCATACCAGCAATAGAAATCGACCTGAAACAATTTCTCTCAGAGAGTTTCCATTGTAATGAGTGGCTAGAAATTGCTATTGCTGCTAGTGAGAGGAGAATGTTTCTTTTGGCGGCAATTGCCTACGATCGGAGCCTGCCCTTTTCTGAGTCTCAAAAGACTTGGGAAGGGGAAAATGCGCGACTTAATAATCACAGAGATCGAGCAATGTTAAACAATATGCGACCGTCCGCCAGACAGCTATTTGAGAAAGCCAATCATTTCTGGTTTAAGGAAGGACGCTATCACCTTGTTCTACCAATTTATCAAGAAGCCCTCAAGTACGATCCGACTGACCCAGTAATGCTCTATCAACTTGCGGTTGTGCTGCGAGCCTTTGAACGGTTCGATGAAGCTATGCAAGCACTCGATCTAGCATCCCTTCATCAAAACCGTCTGGGCGAGAAGGGCAGAGAGCTTTTTGCTACAAGGAAAGAGTGGCTACTGCAACCTCCCTCTTATAGGCCGCCTCTGCCTATTCCCGCGTGGGAAATCGACCTCAAGCAGCTTTATTCGATGAATTTTAATAGGAATAATTGGTCTGTAATTAGTGCTGCTGCTGAAGATCGTAGAATGTTTCTTTTGGCTTACGAAACTTATATCGAGGGTAAGGGTTGGTATGACTCTGAAATACTTAAGGAGGAAGAAGAGCTGCGACGCGAGAATGAGAGCGATCGATCGAACTTAAATTATATGCGACGAGATTAAAGTAACTTCTCTGACGGGGTGACAACCCCGTTAAAACCCATAGCTAACAAAGGTTTGACCGATTTATGGTAAAAAAAGATGGGGTCAATATCGTTAAACAACCCCATCTATAGAAAATGTTACCTCCATTTTACCAAATTTGTTTCCATTGGAGTTTAGACTAAGCACAAATTGACTCAGCATGAGCTGAGTGGAAAAAATGGTTAATTAGCGAGAGGTTCTCAAGGTTAACTTACGAATTTTGTGGATTTTTGGAACCGACCTTTACCCTTTTTGACCACAGGATATCGGCATCTTCGGGTGCGAGGTTTTCCCGTTTGCCATCCATCCGAGTTTCCTCGACGTTTGGGAGCAACAGTGGGAGTCCCAATCTTAATTAAAAGTGGAAGCATTGATTGTGCAACCCTTCCAGGGGTCAATTCCGGCAGAGCCAATTGCTGTGGGCAAACGAATTTCTCTGACGACATCTTTAGCTAACCATAATTGCCAGGTTAGTAAAGGCATCAAATCACTCCATCGTTCGCACTGTTCTGGGGTACTCAACTTCGGCACAGTCCAATGTAAGGTTTGTTTAACTAACCGATACCAATGCTCGATGGTAAAACGACGCAGATATAGTTGCCAAATTTCAGCCAGAGATGGCATTTGGATACCAACCCACACTAACCATAAAGGTTGACTATTTAATCGACCCGTTACAGTTTCTAAACGTTCGACTAAAATTAGAGTCATTGGATGTTTGGGACTGCCTCGAAAGTGCAAGTCATCCCATTTTCTTAACCGAATTTTTCCGAGTTTTGGCTCAACACATTCCAGAGTTTGTTCTGGTTCCCACCAGCTTTGAGGGTCGTTAAGTTTAAACTGGTTCCCATGAATTCTTGGTCTTCCTTTACCACTATAAGATAGAGGTGCTGACCACAAACAACGATTAGAACGAATACGCATCACTTGATCGGCGGCGATGGCTGCGGTTGCTTTAACTAGAGGCGCACACCCATACTCACTGTCAAATAAAACAATCGGTCTATTCTGAAGATATTGGCACAGTTGCGCCAATTGTTGAGCGCCTTTATCGATTGGGTTGTCCCAACTCGTAATACGTTCGTGTCTCAAGGGCAGCGCCCAACTGCCACTACTTTCAGGTATCCAGGCAATCGTACTATATCCTTGACCGATGCCGACAGGTATGCCGTGAGGTAAGGCCGTGGGTTGATGTTCATAGGTGCGTTCTTTGAGGGTACGTGCATGGGGTCTTAACCACGCTGTATGATCGATCGCCAATACTGGACGTTCTACTTGTGACATCTGTTGGATGTATAGTCATTTCAAATAAATGTGAGACAAATGCAAGATGATGTAAAATCAAGAAAAATTGTTAACTCGGAGCCGAAAAATGGCATACAGTCTAGATTTAAGAAAAAGAGTAGTGGATTATGTGGAAAATGGAGGGGGTATAACCAAAGCCGCCGCCCTGTTTAAAGTAGGAAGAGCAACAATATACAGATGGCTAGGGAGGGAAGACCTTCGAGCCACTAAGGTAGAACACCGTGAGCGAAAGATAGACTGGGAAATGCTCAGAAAAGATGTAGAAGAAAATCCCGAAGCAAGATTAATAGAAAGAGCAAGGAAATTCGGGGTGAGAGCGAGTGCCATATGCTATGCCTTAAAGAAAATGAAAATTACGATAAAAAAAAAGAATTTCGTTATAGAGAAAGGAATAGAGAAGAAAGAATACAATACTACCAAACACTGAGAACTTTAATTAAAGTTCATGGGAGTAAAAGCCTTGTATTTATTGATGAGTCAGGGTTTGAAGAGTTTCATGCTTGTGTTTATGCGTGGTCAAAAAAAGGGAGAAAAGTATATGGGGAGAGACAAGGAAAACGCGGAAAAAGAGAAAATTTAGTAGCAGGAAGAAGAAAAGGCAACAAGGACTTGATTGCACCTATGGTCTTTACAGGGAGCTTGAATGCAGAAAGTTTTGAAGGGTGGTTAGCTTTATATTTATTGCCATCTTTAACAATACCATCAATATTAATCATGGATAATGCACCGATTCATCGTAAGACAGCAATTAGGCTCCTGGTGGAGGAAGCAGGCCATCAGATACTTTTTTTACCAAAATACTCTCCTGACTTAAATGATATTGAGCATGATTTTAGTGCATTAAAGAGAGCTAAAATGTATGCGTCTCCTGGCACATCTCTTGATGAAGTTATTCGTGCTTATTGTGCAGAAAGAGTGTCTCATACTTATTTGAAATGACTATACAGTTGCATCAACTTTTCTCGGTCTGGGCTGCAATCTTGCAGGGCTTCGTAGACGCTTGACCATTCACGTCGAAATAAAGGACTGAGGGCAAAATCTCCTAAACATGAGACGTGGCGGGTCGTCATCGCTGCATCTGCCAGCTCAAAGGTGGCATCTTTTGCCTGGCCGAGGCATTCATAAGCTAGTTGACGAAATTCCTGTAATTGTTCTAACTTCATGGCAGGTAGATTTGAGATTTTTAGCTGAATACTCAATCTTCTACCCTGATGCTGTCTGTTGAAACTATCGCAGGCAGTTTTTTTTCAAATTGCAAGTCTCCGAGAACGTCAACGGTCGCTGGCATCTATCTTATTGTTGAACCTGATAGCTGAGCGCCAGCAACCGTTGCCGTTCTTGAGAACTGTTCGCTAGTCTCACAGCGATCGTACTTTTTGACCTGCTTAGTCTAAACTCCAATTTATACAACCGAACCTCTTATTACTTTGGATCATGATTTTTGGAGTTTAGGTTGCGGGAAAGTGATTCCACATGGAATTTACGATTGCCAAAAAAATAGAGGGTATGTAACATTAGGGAACAGTAAAGATACCAGTGAATTTGCTTGTGAGTCTATTAAAAACTGGTGGAATAATTATGGAAAAGCTGCTTATCCTAATGCCAATTCGATTTTAGCTAAGTGTGATGGCGGCGGCAGCAATAATGCTAATCATTATATTTTTAAACAAGATTTACAAAAATTAGTCGATGAAATTGGAATTGAGATCAGAATTGCTCATTATCCTCCCTATACATCTAAGTATAATCCCATTGAACATCGACTCTTTCCTCATATTACCAGAGCTTGTCAAGGAGTGATTTTTACAAGCCTAAATTTAGTCAAAAATCTCATGGAAAAAACTCACACTAATCAGGGTCTATGTGTAGTTGTAAATGTGGTCGATAAAATCTATGAAATTGGTCGAAAGGTGAGTGATGATTTCAAGAAAAATCTGAAAATTGTTTTTGATGAATATTTACCAAAATGGAACTATCGAGCCGTACCTCAAATCACTAAGCAATCAAGTTATTAATTTTTCATTCCTTAGATCCGGTCGGCCACCGCAAGGTTGTTACCGAACAAAACGGGCGCAAGGTTGAGTACGAGTATGACGATTTGTACCGTTTGACAAAGGAAACAATTACCGATCCGGTTAATGGGAACCGCACGATTAGTTATGGCTACGATGCCGTGGGAAATCGGCTGACGAAGACTGATTCTGTTGGTGGGGTGACGACTTATAGTTATGATGATAATGATAGGTTGTTGAGGGAGGAATTGCGGCAGAATGGCGTTTTAGTGAAGGCGACTGAGTATCGTTACGATGCGAATGGGAATACTACTCGCAAGATTGAGAACGGTACTCAAGAGACGGTTTATACTTGGAATCAGG
This genomic interval from Oscillatoria nigro-viridis PCC 7112 contains the following:
- a CDS encoding IS630 transposase-related protein is translated as MAYSLDLRKRVVDYVENGGGITKAAALFKVGRATIYRWLGREDLRATKVEHRERKIDWEMLRKDVEENPEARLIERARKFGVRASAICYALKKMKITIKKKNFVIEKGIEKKEYNTTKH
- a CDS encoding transposase, which encodes MLCLKENENYDKKKEFRYRERNREERIQYYQTLRTLIKVHGSKSLVFIDESGFEEFHACVYAWSKKGRKVYGERQGKRGKRENLVAGRRKGNKDLIAPMVFTGSLNAESFEGWLALYLLPSLTIPSILIMDNAPIHRKTAIRLLVEEAGHQILFLPKYSPDLNDIEHDFSALKRAKMYASPGTSLDEVIRAYCAERVSHTYLK
- a CDS encoding ISAzo13 family transposase, whose amino-acid sequence is MYTTEPLITLDHDFWSLGCGKVIPHGIYDCQKNRGYVTLGNSKDTSEFACESIKNWWNNYGKAAYPNANSILAKCDGGGSNNANHYIFKQDLQKLVDEIGIEIRIAHYPPYTSKYNPIEHRLFPHITRACQGVIFTSLNLVKNLMEKTHTNQGLCVVVNVVDKIYEIGRKVSDDFKKNLKIVFDEYLPKWNYRAVPQITKQSSY
- a CDS encoding tetratricopeptide repeat protein; the encoded protein is MTEFSFPLLDVKAVNPVEARRLFEQGNHFWFEEGCYCQVLPLYLEALKYDSTDPVMLYQLAVVLRAFERFDEAALALDVASLHQILLNKIGRKQFDRRKKWLLKHLYNIPPLPIPAIEIDLKQFLSESFHCNEWLEIAIAASERRMFLLAAIAYDRSLPFSESQKTWEGENARLNNHRDRAMLNNMRPSARQLFEKANHFWFKEGRYHLVLPIYQEALKYDPTDPVMLYQLAVVLRAFERFDEAMQALDLASLHQNRLGEKGRELFATRKEWLLQPPSYRPPLPIPAWEIDLKQLYSMNFNRNNWSVISAAAEDRRMFLLAYETYIEGKGWYDSEILKEEEELRRENESDRSNLNYMRRD